The Castanea sativa cultivar Marrone di Chiusa Pesio chromosome 11, ASM4071231v1 genome contains a region encoding:
- the LOC142615606 gene encoding putative disease resistance RPP13-like protein 1, with product MILETLLGAFLQVLFDRLATRQILDFFRDSDFDRTLFDKLKTVLLTVSAVLTDAEEKQITNLAVKGWLNELRDAVYHADDLLDEINTITLQAESEEAKIHRKQLPGQFSIQNPDYKHGKDLESKLKMIVERLESLAKENDLLNLKETVGRKPLLMFPTTSLVDESEVFGRDKDKDLLIKSVLAGNAQQNRISVIAIVGIGGLGKTTLAQLLYNDSRVKTHFRLRAWVHVSEEFDVFKVSRIIFESITSRNCNVTDLNVLQVRLKEILMRKRFLLVLDDIWNENFIDWDLLLGPLKVGANGSKILVTTRNRNVASLMRPLVTYPLLHLSDEDCWSLFAKHAFRTSKPEEHPILNKIGREIVKKCRGLPLAAKTLGGILHPEVEVEGWHKILNSKIWDLPNDKSSILPALLLSYYHLPPHLKRCFAYCSIIPNGREFEKEKLILMWMAEGFLQQPKGKDTMEDVGEEYFSDLVSRSFFQPRNGKQCFVMHDLIIDLAQFVSGEFCCKFEDNKPCEVSEKARHLSCSMDQLNGPEKFVDLQELRSLRSFLPLRSSNTSRCTALSNIVSDVWLQIPKQLRVVSFSGHSITELPDILEHLIHLRYLDLSHTLIRELPRSTCSLYNLQTLLLSSCHNLTVLPENIGDLVNLRHLDVTETSLREMPLEFGRLKSLQVLTDFVVSRDCGSKISELGNLSHLCKLSILRLQNVVDAPIASAANLGSKNYIKELVLKWTCSTHDEANELAVLDCLQPHKSLRKLTLENYGGIEFPNWVGDAIFTNMVSLSLSKCKNCTSLPPLGKLSSLQKLYIKKMEGLERLDSGFYGSGHFGVKPFRSLKTLSFEELPHWTHWMPFANEAENFPSLQELQIRLCPELIESLPKNLHTLTKLVVSGCYKLQASAQRVPTLEVMQLHGLDALKTLPEELLEGNFCFQLLELVNCPSLISFPGGASLSTVKSISISHCRNLQFFLPENTMHRFEVLERLRIANSCDSLESLSLGLFTKLQYLHIEDCKNLKSLFIPEQLCLDLTFLREMKIKDCPNLKSFLEGGLPTPNLQSLIIMNCNNLKPKKEWGLHGIVSLTCLEIEGGCRNMELFPEEGLLPNSLTSLRISRLPDLETLGKGLQDLTSLEILEINCCEKLESMPAEGFPTSLFSLHIQNCSLLAPHCQKDGGVYWPMISHIADLLIPHNDQLAQT from the coding sequence atgattttggagACTTTGTTGGGGGCATTCCTGCAAGTGCTGTTTGATAGGCTAGCTACTCGCCAAATCTTGGACTTCTTCCGGGACAGTGATTTCGACCGCACACTGTTTGACAAGCTGAAAACAGTTCTGCTTACTGTTAGTGCTGTGCTCACTGATGCAGAGGAGAAGCAGATCACTAATCTGGCGGTGAAAGGGTGGCTCAATGAGCTCAGAGATGCTGTCTACCATGCTGATGATCTGTTGGACGAGATCAACACAATCACTTTGCAAGCCGAGTCGGAAGAAGCCAAGATCCACAGGAAACAGCTACCAGGTCAATTCTCTATTCAAAATCCAGATTATAAACATGGTAAAGATCTAGAATCCAAGCTTAAAATGATAGTTGAAAGACTAGAATCTTTAGCTAAGGAAAACGATCTCCTCAATCTCAAAGAAACTGTTGGACGGAAACCTCTGCTCATGTTTCCGACAACTTCTTTAGTAGATGAATCTGAGGTGTTTGGTAGGGATAAAGATAAAGATCTGCTAATAAAATCTGTGCTTGCTGGTAATGCACAACAAAACAGAATCTCTGTGATTGCAATAGTTGGAATTGGTGGTCTTGGCAAGACGACCCTTGCTCAACTTTTGTATAATGATTCCAGGGTGAAGACGCATTTTAGATTGAGAGCTTGGGTTCATGTTTCAGAAGAatttgatgtttttaaggtaTCGAGAATCATTTTCGAGTCAATCACTTCGAGGAATTGTAATGTCACCGACTTGAATGTTCTTCAAGTTAGACTGAAGGAGATACTGATGAGAAAGAGATTTTTGCTGGTTTTAGATGATATttggaatgagaattttatTGATTGGGATTTGCTATTGGGCCCTTTAAAAGTTGGAGCCAATGGGAGTAAAATTCTTGTGACAACTCGTAATCGAAATGTTGCATCACTAATGCGCCCTCTTGTTACTTATCCTTTACTTCATTTATCAGATGAAGATTGCTGGTCATTATTTGCAAAACATGCATTTAGGACTAGCAAGCCTGAAGAACATCCAATCTTAAATAAGATTGGTCGGGAAATTGTTAAAAAGTGTAGAGGTCTACCTTTAGCAGCAAAAACACTTGGGGGCATCTTGCATCCAGAAGTAGAAGTTGAGGGATGGCACAAAATACTGAATAGCAAGATATGGGATCTGCCTAATGATAAGAGCAGCATACTTCCCGCTTTATTATTGAGCTATTATCATCTCCCCCCACATCTCAAACGATGCTTTGCTTATTGTTCGATAATTCCCAATGGTCGTGagtttgagaaagagaaattgaTTCTCATGTGGATGGCAGAAGGTTTCTTGCAGCAGCCAAAAGGCAAAGACACAATGGAAGATGTTGGGGAAGAGTATTTTAGTGATCTAGTATCAAGGTCATTTTTTCAACCAAGGAACGGGAAACAATGTTTTGTGATGCATGACCTTATCATTGATTTAGCTCAATTTGTGTCAGGAGAATTTTGTTGCAAATTTGAGGATAACAAGCCATGTGAAGTTTCAGAAAAGGCTCGACATTTGTCATGCTCTATGGACCAACTTAATGGCCCTGAGAAATTTGTGGACCTTCAGGAACTAAGGTCTCTACGATCCTTTCTTCCGTTAAGATCTTCAAATACCAGTCGATGCACTGCCTTAAGTAACATAGTTAGTGATGTATGGTTGCAAATTCCAAAACAATTGCGTGTGGTTTCTTTTTCTGGTCATTCCATCACTGAGCTGCCAGATATTTTGGAACATCTGATACATCTACGCTACTTGGACCTTTCTCACACTTTGATCAGAGAGTTACCCAGATCGACATGCTCTTTGTATAATTTGCAAACATTGTTGTTGTCAAGTTGTCATAATCTCACTGTACTACCAGAAAACATTGGAGATCTAGTTAATTTACGTCACCTAGATGTTACTGAAACCAGTTTAAGAGAGATGCCACTTGAATTTGGAAGGTTAAAGAGTTTGCAAGTGTTGACTGATTTTGTTGTGAGCAGAGATTGTGGGTCAAAGATCAGTGAATTGGGCAACCTTTCACATCTTTGTAAACTTTCCATCTTAAGGTTGCAAAATGTAGTTGATGCTCCGATTGCTTCAGCAGCCAACTTGGGAAGTAAGAATTATATTAAAGAGTTAGTTTTGAAATGGACCTGTAGCACTCATGATGAAGCAAATGAATTAGCTGTACTTGATTGTTTGCAGCCTCATAAAAGTTTAAGGAAGCTTACACTTGAGAACTATGGCGGTATAGAGTTTCCCAATTGGGTAGGTGATGCAATTTTCACTAACATGGTGTCCCTAAGTCTTAGCAAGTGCAAAAATTGCACATCCTTGCCTCCACTGGGGAAGTTATCTTCTCTTCAAAAGCTCTACATCAAAAAGATGGAAGGATTAGAAAGGCTGGATTCTGGATTTTATGGGAGTGGCCACTTTGGAGTCAAGCCATTTAGATCTCTAAAAACATTGTCATTTGAGGAGTTACCACATTGGACGCACTGGATGCCTTTTGCAAATGAAGCTGAAAACTTCCCTTCCCTCCAAGAGCTTCAAATACGATTATGCCCTGAATTGATTGAGAGCTTACCAAAGAACCTCCATACCTTAACAAAATTGGTGGTTTCTGGATGTTATAAGCTTCAGGCTTCTGCTCAGAGGGTCCCAACTTTGGAAGTAATGCAGCTGCATGGTTTGGATGCTTTGAAGACTCTACCCGAGGAATTGTTGGAGGGAAACTTTTGTTTTCAACTACTGGAATTGGTAAACTGTCCCTCTCTCATCTCCTTTCCTGGAGGCGCTTCTCTTTCTACTGTAAAATCAATTTCTATTTCTCATTGTAGAAATTTACAGTTCTTCCTACCTGAGAATACGATGCATAGATTTGAAGTTCTTGAGCGTTTGCGAATAGCAAACAGTTGTGATTCTCTCGAATCCCTTTCACTAGGCTTATTCACAAAGCTCCAATATCTTCATATTGAGGACTGTAAGAATCTCAAGTCCCTTTTCATTCCAGAGCAGCTTTGTTTGGATCTCACATTTCTTCGAGAAATGAAAATCAAGGATTGTCCAAATCTGAAATCATTTCTTGAAGGGGGATTGCCCACTCCTAACCTTCAATCTCTGATTATAATGAATTGCAACAATCTCAAGCCTAAGAAGGAATGGGGTCTACATGGAATAGTGTCCCTCACTTGTCTTGAGATTGAAGGTGGATGTCGTAACATGGAGTTGTTTCCAGAAGAGGGCCTACTGCCCAATAGTCTCACATCTCTTCGTATCAGCAGACTTCCAGATCTTGAAACCTTGGGTAAAGGCCTTCAAGACCTCACCTCGCTTGAAATATTGGAGATCAATTGCTGTGAGAAGCTGGAGTCAATGCCAGCAGAGGGATTTCCCACCTCACTTTTTTCTCTTCATATTCAAAACTGCTCTCTGCTAGCTCCACATTGCCAGAAGGATGGAGGGGTATATTGGCCCATGATCTCTCATATTGCCGACTTACTTATTCCTCACAATGACCAACTTGCACAAACATGA